The sequence CGCAGCATCCAGTAGTAGAACTGCGTCCGCTCGTGGAACTGTGACAACAGGGTGTTGCCGGCGCATTCCACGATCCGGGCATGAAAGGCGTTGTTGATCCGGTTCAGCTCCGAACGCGTCAGGGTATCGGCCGGCTCCATGGCATCCACCATCCGGGCGAGCTCGTCGCAAACCTGTGCGTCGATGCGCCGTGCGGCCAGGCGCGCCGTGGCACCCTCGATGGCGGCACGGCTTTCGAAGATGGCGTGGACCTGGGATGCGTCGATGTCCTGCACGATCCAGCCACGCTCCCGCGCCAGATAGCCTTCACCTTGCAGCAGCAGCAGGCCCTCCCGCACCGGCGTGCGCCCGACGCCCAGGCGCTCGCACAGGTCTTCCTCCACCAGCCGCTGGCCCGGCTTCAGCTCCGCGGCGAGGATCATGCTGCGCAGCCTCGCCCGGACATCCGTGGCAAGGAGGTCAGCCGCCCCGCTCCGGCGCCCCCCGCTCATGCCGGCACCTGCGCGCCGGGCGGCGTGTCGATGATCAGGGCGGCTGGCCCATCCATGGATGGAAGGTGATGGTTCAGCTGGCCCAGGAAGCTGCGCGCGCGCGCGGTGCGGGGAACCGCGAAGAACTCCGCCGATGGCGCATCCTCCACCACCGATCCTGCCTCCATGAACAGCACACGATCGGCCACGCCGCGGGCGATGGCCATGTCATGCGTGGCAATGAGCATGGTTTGCCCTTCCTCAGCCAGCTTGCGGATAATCGCGACCACTTCCTGCGC is a genomic window of Roseomonas gilardii subsp. gilardii containing:
- a CDS encoding GntR family transcriptional regulator → MILAAELKPGQRLVEEDLCERLGVGRTPVREGLLLLQGEGYLARERGWIVQDIDASQVHAIFESRAAIEGATARLAARRIDAQVCDELARMVDAMEPADTLTRSELNRINNAFHARIVECAGNTLLSQFHERTQFYYWMLRVPVLFAHQEIVRSNEDHRRILAALRERDEDTADRVARQHVEATMAIVEPGLHG